In a genomic window of Bacillus sp. 2205SS5-2:
- a CDS encoding non-ribosomal peptide synthetase: MSRAQFIKSNRKVIAKQQVQEGTYWREKLMGLTKVACFPSDTFQPKSQEEIVSPNYKFSEDLWEQVKKVSNNNDHALHVVLASAVTVLLYKYTGLEDIVIGQPVPNPQSENLMNDSLVVRSRLEADMTFKDLLIQMRQTVLDAAGHQNYPMDVLAEELELKTTSGENPFFETGVQLENIHVSTFKEVPPFLFSFIKEESGITLRIKYNSVSYRQETIDRVVSHFFRVLEQVLSNLETNLLEVVLLTVSDNKWVINYNKTKLNFDSNLIMGEFEVRAAQRPTALAIVCDDIHLTYQDLNARANRLARTLRDKGVQPDGMVPIIAERSVEMIVGIFAILKAGGAYIPINPKDPLSRVKYFLEDSHAEVVLTQSKFMDILEDGYEKINLDDDASYADDQSDLVCVNRETDLAYVIYTSGSTGKPKGVMVEHSNLNHILTALEERYPFESEDCYLLKTPFTFDVSVSEVFGWIRGGGHLVILEPEAEKDPDKLLSVLGRSNVTHVNFVPALLNVFTQQLENRIDRSLPALKYVMVAGEALPIKVAYNFKEMLEDVCLENLYGPTEITIYATNYPVVGDFGHRSIPIGKPLPNVQAYIVNEKLNLQPIGVTGELCISGSGVARGYLNRHELSDEKFVPCPWQPGMKMYRTGDMVRWQSNGDIEYLGRIDHQVKIRGYRIELEEIERVLMEHPSVQEALTIVHEDKVGDKSLVMYVVQKAKNKIQSTELRQYLKGILPEYMVPSACMFLEAFPLNQNGKVDRQALPDPVESSFELSEYVAPRNTVEQVITDVWCEVLGNEKVGVHDNFFTIGGHSLLATTVVYRLRSALNTELSMQTLFEHPSVAKLALVVEGNKKTPIKNGRQRISKLSRESHLLN, from the coding sequence ATGAGCAGAGCGCAATTCATTAAAAGTAATCGAAAGGTTATTGCCAAACAGCAAGTGCAAGAAGGAACGTATTGGAGAGAGAAATTGATGGGGTTAACAAAAGTAGCATGTTTTCCATCTGACACTTTTCAACCCAAATCTCAGGAAGAAATTGTATCTCCTAATTATAAATTTTCAGAAGATTTATGGGAGCAAGTGAAAAAGGTCAGTAATAATAATGATCATGCTTTGCATGTAGTACTTGCGTCTGCTGTTACGGTACTTCTTTATAAATACACCGGACTGGAAGACATAGTTATTGGGCAACCAGTACCTAATCCTCAATCGGAGAATCTGATGAATGATAGTCTTGTCGTAAGGAGTAGGTTAGAAGCAGACATGACTTTTAAAGACCTTTTAATCCAGATGAGGCAAACTGTTTTAGATGCTGCGGGGCACCAAAATTATCCGATGGACGTTTTAGCAGAAGAATTAGAGTTAAAAACGACTTCTGGAGAAAACCCGTTCTTTGAGACCGGAGTTCAACTTGAAAATATTCATGTCTCTACATTTAAAGAAGTCCCCCCTTTTCTCTTTTCCTTTATAAAAGAAGAGAGCGGAATAACTCTTAGAATCAAGTATAATTCGGTCTCTTATCGACAAGAGACGATTGATAGGGTAGTGAGTCACTTTTTTAGAGTGCTAGAACAGGTGTTGAGTAACTTAGAAACTAATTTGTTAGAAGTTGTCCTTTTAACAGTGAGCGATAACAAGTGGGTAATTAATTACAATAAAACAAAATTAAACTTTGATTCGAACCTTATCATGGGTGAATTTGAAGTACGAGCTGCTCAGAGGCCAACAGCACTAGCGATAGTTTGCGACGATATCCACCTTACTTATCAAGATTTAAATGCTAGAGCCAACAGGTTGGCAAGAACACTTAGAGATAAAGGGGTCCAACCGGATGGAATGGTTCCAATAATTGCAGAACGCTCTGTAGAGATGATTGTCGGAATATTCGCTATCCTTAAGGCGGGTGGCGCTTACATTCCTATTAACCCCAAAGACCCTCTGTCTCGAGTGAAGTATTTCCTTGAAGATAGTCATGCAGAAGTGGTCCTAACACAATCAAAGTTCATGGATATTCTAGAAGATGGATATGAAAAGATAAATCTAGACGATGATGCCTCTTATGCTGATGATCAGAGCGACTTAGTGTGTGTGAACAGGGAGACAGATTTAGCATATGTCATCTATACGTCTGGTTCCACAGGAAAACCCAAGGGTGTTATGGTTGAACACAGCAATTTGAATCATATTCTGACAGCGTTAGAAGAGAGATATCCATTTGAATCCGAGGATTGTTACTTATTGAAAACGCCGTTTACTTTTGATGTATCTGTAAGTGAAGTGTTCGGATGGATTCGTGGAGGTGGTCATCTTGTCATACTCGAACCAGAAGCGGAAAAGGATCCTGATAAACTGTTGAGCGTATTAGGACGATCAAATGTAACACACGTAAATTTTGTACCAGCATTATTAAATGTCTTCACTCAGCAACTTGAAAACCGGATCGATAGAAGCTTGCCGGCATTAAAGTACGTAATGGTGGCAGGAGAAGCACTTCCAATTAAAGTGGCTTACAATTTTAAGGAAATGCTTGAAGATGTGTGTCTGGAAAATCTATACGGGCCAACGGAAATTACAATCTATGCTACAAACTATCCTGTTGTGGGGGACTTTGGACACAGGAGCATCCCCATAGGTAAACCATTACCCAATGTACAGGCTTATATTGTGAACGAGAAGTTAAACCTTCAGCCAATTGGGGTGACTGGAGAATTATGTATTTCTGGTAGCGGTGTTGCCCGTGGTTACTTAAATCGTCATGAACTGAGTGATGAAAAGTTTGTTCCTTGCCCTTGGCAACCTGGAATGAAGATGTATAGAACTGGGGATATGGTACGTTGGCAATCTAATGGAGACATTGAGTATTTGGGACGGATTGACCACCAAGTTAAAATTCGTGGTTATCGAATTGAGTTGGAGGAAATCGAAAGGGTTCTCATGGAGCACCCTTCAGTGCAAGAAGCATTGACAATTGTCCATGAAGATAAGGTAGGAGACAAAAGCCTTGTCATGTATGTGGTCCAGAAGGCTAAAAATAAAATACAATCGACTGAATTGAGACAGTACTTGAAAGGGATACTTCCAGAATATATGGTCCCTTCAGCTTGTATGTTCTTAGAGGCTTTTCCACTAAATCAAAATGGGAAGGTGGACCGACAGGCTTTACCCGATCCGGTTGAATCAAGTTTTGAACTGTCGGAATATGTAGCACCAAGGAACACGGTAGAACAAGTAATTACAGATGTGTGGTGTGAAGTCTTGGGAAATGAAAAAGTCGGAGTCCATGACAACTTTTTTACTATAGGTGGACACTCTTTGTTAGCAACTACAGTAGTTTATCGTCTACGTTCGGCTCTAAATACAGAGCTCTCAATGCAAACCCTGTTTGAACACCCGAGCGTCGCTAAGTTAGCGCTAGTAGTTGAGGGAAATAAGAAAACTCCTATTAAAAATGGTAGGCAACGAATTTCTAAGCTATCTCGTGAAAGCCATCTTTTGAACTAG
- a CDS encoding amino acid adenylation domain-containing protein, which produces MKEASHHSTEEVLLKERTDEVYSFDASFAQKRLWLIDQLLEDKFVYNIPTTIRLQGIIQIEALKRAFSQIVNRHDTLRTTFREVDGEIVQIVRERLEWEIQIDDLSSLEGNVCWEHAINLAEKEAETAFDLQQGPLFHIRLIRLNEKDHLLLINLHHIISDGWSTDILKRELSQLYKAFIHQEKIELEEMPIQYADYAHYQKEQLHGEEYESQLQFWKNKLSGELPVLQLSSATPQSSKRGNRGETFEFTVNPIVSHAIKQFSQREKTTNFMTLFAAYNVWLYRYANQTDLIVGIPVAGREWEEVEGLIGFFINNLVIRSQIDENVSFHSFLQNVKKNIIEAYSNQDVPFEKVVEIVQPDRDIHMSPIFQNMFSLRFTDTTFAMEGLQAEVIDVDRHSAKFDLLMEMAESEDGFTGTLEYSTDLFDRETIKKMVNHFLNILEGITKNADKSVARLPMLTEEEVHQQVHLWNQTDLDYPFTSVQEGFEVWASRKPKEIAIVFGEETVSYRELNRKANQLAHKLQSLGVGLDTLVGICLESTPDMVISMLAVQKAGGAYVPLDPSLPVERRRYMVERAGLKVLVTKQVWAEKLPVGAEVTVVCLDSEARLLAAESEDNLQSKADAMNRMYVIFTSGSTGEPKGVNVFRRGFENLMQWYIGEFQMTDSDSMLLTTSPSFDMTQKSIYAPLMTGGQLVLYNSGLYDAAAITNEIEKNNITLLSCTPSAFYPLLDEAVRNNYSELRKLRHVFLGGEPIVANRLSSWTSSSACNAEVVNTYGPTECTDITVFKRLPDMELLLDKPMPIGRPVPNNKTYILNSELGLVPVGTPGELCIAGVQVGGGYIGDNTISAEKFLVNPYGDDQTPLLYRTGDIARYLQDGTIEYLGRIDHQVKIRGFRIELGEIEVALRKCDGVKESVVVATENQHGEKRLVAYIVPKEKMLSEDELSTRLRNDLLGKLPNYMVPSLFIFLDEMPLSPNGKIERKALPVPKILNGQGRLYTAPRTALEMKMADIWMSLLDVERIGVYDNFFEYGGHSLLATQLVSRLRSVLDTNITLRALFDNPTIAELASDVFSNKPEVSKLESELNHRKEDILQMSREGKIPLSFSQKRLWFLDRLEPESIAYNLFSAFRIEGTVDKQALEICLNQIVERHESLRTTFKDEDDPVQIISPTLHIPITLKDFRETEEEKKSLEVERFILKETSRSFDLERGPLLNVSLLWLGEGDYILLVSMHHIISDGWSIGLLIQELGELYSAYLRGKPATLPELSVQYADYAKWQNIEGSRDIFKHLTAYWSKQLGGELPILELPSDNPRPNRQAFRGGRTTVQIQKDTIKKLKELSRKREVTDFMVFLSAFSVLLNRLSKQEDMIIGTPIAGRTQTETEPLIGCFINTLALRIDLSEKPTFEEVLKRVRKVCLDAYAHQEMPFEKLVEIIQPERSLSRNPIIDVMINLVNIPNKTAQWQDVTLSQMDVGDPQSKFGLTLYIHETRDGIEMEFVYQKDLYSEERIKELSNQYTSLLKQMVDFSELPICSYSLKTDKSIEILPNPKAKLEKPLYPSVPEMFSRVALENPNQIAISHQGNKKNYGELAEAAQSVALSLHAGGLNKGEVVAISGPRSMGLIASMLGVLFAGGTVLTIEKNMQLERRQTILLSSSVNRLIYVGSKSQAEDESFFTNYEWKEVYYIDSMNGNLLTNSIDSKSIEIASFTLPQPEDPAYIFFTSGTTGMPKGVIGKHSGLGHFLVWQREKFGIGPGDRAAQLTGLSFDVVLRDILLPLTSGATICLPDVEEDLSALQVLPWLKREKVTYFHTVPSLAKSWLEIENIKLNHLRYVFFAGEPLTADLVHSWRTNFGEHTKIINLYGPTETTLAKCYFEVPNTDELSSVQPIGQPLPETQILVLNTELQLCGIGEPGEMFIRTPFRTLGYLQSDEKDSALFIPNPFTDDPKDILYRTGDMGIYRTDGLLDIKGRLDDQIKIRGIRVELGEIQSIISSHPLVKESVVITVLATNGDKRIAAYFVPHDDLVEIAELRAYVKEKIPSFMVPGAFIKIKAIPLNANGKVDRRNLPDPTISFNERVSVLSISPKTEIEEKIGEVWKELLGVKHVGIHDNFFDIGGHSLLILQAKTKLAKLLRRDIPLVDFFQYPTISSLATQLTKEGEESLRFEKFKSRGSNRRNALQKRRNKRNTKK; this is translated from the coding sequence ATGAAGGAAGCATCTCATCATTCAACAGAGGAAGTTTTATTGAAAGAAAGAACAGATGAAGTTTATTCATTTGATGCTTCATTTGCTCAGAAAAGATTATGGTTAATTGACCAATTACTAGAAGATAAGTTTGTCTATAATATTCCTACTACCATACGACTACAGGGCATTATTCAGATAGAAGCACTGAAGAGAGCATTCAGTCAAATCGTTAATCGCCATGATACTTTACGTACAACGTTTCGTGAGGTAGATGGAGAAATTGTACAAATCGTTCGAGAAAGACTTGAATGGGAAATTCAAATTGATGATCTATCCTCTTTGGAGGGGAATGTGTGTTGGGAGCATGCAATTAATTTAGCTGAAAAAGAGGCTGAAACCGCTTTTGACCTACAGCAAGGACCTCTGTTTCATATACGACTAATTCGTCTTAATGAAAAGGACCATCTACTACTTATTAATCTACATCATATTATTTCGGACGGTTGGTCCACAGATATACTGAAAAGGGAATTGTCACAACTTTATAAGGCATTTATCCATCAGGAAAAAATTGAACTTGAGGAGATGCCAATCCAATATGCAGATTACGCTCATTACCAAAAAGAACAGTTACATGGAGAAGAATATGAATCGCAGCTCCAATTTTGGAAGAATAAACTTTCTGGTGAGCTCCCAGTATTACAATTGTCTTCAGCTACTCCACAATCAAGCAAACGAGGGAACAGAGGGGAAACATTTGAATTTACGGTAAATCCTATAGTTAGTCATGCAATCAAACAATTTAGTCAAAGAGAGAAAACGACTAATTTTATGACATTGTTTGCTGCATATAATGTTTGGCTGTACAGGTATGCTAATCAGACTGACTTAATTGTTGGTATACCAGTAGCAGGTCGTGAATGGGAAGAGGTAGAAGGATTAATTGGTTTTTTTATAAATAATTTAGTTATTCGTAGTCAAATTGATGAAAATGTATCTTTCCATAGTTTTCTACAGAATGTAAAAAAGAACATTATAGAAGCTTATTCTAATCAAGATGTTCCATTTGAAAAAGTAGTGGAAATTGTCCAACCAGATCGTGATATTCATATGTCGCCGATCTTTCAGAATATGTTCTCGCTTCGCTTTACGGATACTACTTTTGCTATGGAAGGCCTTCAAGCTGAGGTTATTGATGTCGATCGTCATTCTGCAAAATTTGATTTACTGATGGAGATGGCGGAATCCGAAGATGGATTTACAGGGACCTTAGAATATAGTACGGACCTGTTTGATAGGGAAACTATCAAGAAAATGGTAAATCATTTCTTGAATATATTAGAGGGAATAACTAAAAATGCAGATAAAAGCGTAGCTCGATTACCGATGTTAACTGAAGAGGAAGTCCATCAACAGGTACACTTATGGAATCAGACAGATTTAGATTATCCTTTTACAAGTGTACAGGAAGGCTTCGAGGTGTGGGCTTCTCGTAAACCAAAGGAAATTGCTATTGTATTCGGTGAAGAAACAGTATCGTATAGAGAATTAAATCGTAAAGCCAATCAATTAGCTCATAAATTACAGTCACTTGGTGTTGGGTTAGACACATTAGTTGGTATTTGTTTGGAATCTACTCCTGATATGGTAATTAGTATGCTTGCTGTACAAAAGGCAGGAGGTGCTTACGTCCCACTTGACCCTTCATTGCCAGTTGAGAGACGTCGTTATATGGTAGAGCGAGCAGGGTTGAAGGTGTTGGTAACAAAACAAGTCTGGGCAGAGAAGTTACCTGTAGGGGCCGAGGTAACAGTTGTGTGTCTAGATAGTGAGGCAAGACTATTGGCAGCTGAATCAGAAGATAATCTGCAGAGTAAAGCGGATGCAATGAACCGTATGTACGTAATCTTCACCTCAGGTTCTACTGGAGAACCAAAGGGCGTAAATGTCTTTAGAAGAGGCTTTGAAAACTTAATGCAATGGTATATTGGGGAATTCCAGATGACTGATTCCGATAGCATGTTGTTGACTACTTCACCTAGTTTTGATATGACGCAAAAAAGTATCTACGCCCCACTTATGACAGGCGGACAACTAGTGTTGTATAATTCGGGACTTTATGATGCAGCAGCGATAACGAATGAGATTGAAAAGAATAACATTACATTGCTAAGCTGCACACCAAGTGCGTTTTACCCATTGTTGGACGAAGCTGTTAGAAATAACTATTCCGAATTAAGAAAGTTGCGCCATGTTTTTCTAGGGGGGGAACCTATAGTTGCCAATCGCTTGTCATCGTGGACCTCATCAAGTGCATGTAATGCAGAAGTGGTCAATACATACGGTCCTACAGAATGTACTGATATTACTGTATTTAAGCGTTTGCCAGATATGGAATTATTACTAGATAAGCCAATGCCAATTGGGCGACCTGTTCCTAATAATAAAACCTACATTTTGAATAGTGAATTGGGCCTTGTACCGGTAGGGACACCGGGGGAATTGTGCATAGCAGGAGTACAAGTAGGTGGAGGTTACATTGGCGATAACACCATTTCTGCTGAAAAGTTTCTCGTCAATCCCTATGGAGATGACCAAACTCCACTTTTGTACAGAACCGGGGATATTGCAAGGTACTTACAAGATGGAACAATTGAGTATTTAGGCCGAATAGATCATCAAGTGAAGATTCGGGGATTTCGGATTGAGTTAGGAGAAATAGAGGTGGCACTAAGAAAATGCGATGGTGTCAAGGAATCAGTAGTCGTGGCAACGGAAAATCAACATGGAGAGAAACGCTTAGTGGCTTATATTGTTCCAAAAGAGAAAATGTTGTCAGAAGATGAGCTTTCAACTCGGTTACGGAATGATCTTCTAGGTAAGTTACCAAACTACATGGTTCCGTCACTATTTATCTTTCTAGACGAAATGCCCTTATCTCCGAATGGAAAGATAGAGCGAAAGGCTTTGCCTGTTCCAAAGATACTAAATGGACAGGGGCGGCTATACACAGCACCTCGTACGGCACTTGAAATGAAAATGGCAGATATTTGGATGAGTTTATTAGATGTTGAAAGAATAGGTGTTTATGATAATTTTTTCGAGTATGGTGGTCATTCGCTTTTGGCGACACAACTCGTTTCTCGTTTACGATCTGTTTTAGATACAAATATTACTCTTCGTGCTTTGTTTGATAATCCGACAATTGCTGAACTAGCATCTGATGTCTTTTCTAATAAACCAGAGGTAAGTAAGTTAGAATCAGAACTCAACCATAGGAAAGAAGATATTCTACAGATGTCTCGAGAAGGGAAAATTCCACTATCGTTTTCGCAGAAAAGATTATGGTTCTTAGATCGACTAGAACCCGAGAGTATAGCTTATAACTTATTCTCAGCTTTTCGCATAGAGGGGACTGTGGATAAACAAGCACTTGAAATTTGTCTAAACCAAATTGTTGAACGACATGAATCACTTAGGACAACTTTTAAGGATGAAGATGATCCAGTACAGATAATATCCCCTACTCTTCATATTCCAATAACATTAAAAGATTTTCGTGAAACGGAAGAAGAAAAGAAGAGTTTAGAAGTAGAGAGATTTATTTTAAAAGAAACTAGTCGGTCATTCGATTTAGAGAGAGGACCTCTACTTAATGTGAGCTTGTTATGGTTAGGCGAAGGGGATTATATCCTATTAGTTTCAATGCATCACATTATTTCTGACGGATGGTCAATTGGATTGTTAATACAAGAATTAGGTGAGTTGTACTCAGCTTATCTCCGTGGGAAACCTGCAACTTTACCGGAGTTATCTGTTCAGTATGCAGATTATGCCAAATGGCAAAACATTGAGGGAAGCAGAGATATCTTTAAACATCTTACTGCATATTGGTCTAAGCAATTGGGTGGGGAACTACCAATATTGGAGCTACCATCCGATAATCCAAGACCTAACCGACAAGCATTCCGTGGTGGCCGTACAACGGTACAAATTCAAAAAGACACCATTAAAAAGCTAAAAGAACTTAGTCGTAAGAGAGAGGTTACAGATTTTATGGTGTTCCTCTCAGCCTTCAGTGTGTTGCTAAATCGATTAAGCAAACAAGAAGACATGATTATTGGAACACCTATTGCAGGACGAACCCAAACAGAAACAGAACCATTGATTGGTTGCTTTATCAATACTCTGGCACTCCGAATTGACCTTTCGGAAAAACCAACATTTGAAGAAGTACTTAAACGGGTACGTAAGGTTTGCTTAGATGCCTATGCTCATCAGGAAATGCCATTCGAGAAGTTAGTAGAGATTATTCAGCCAGAGCGTAGTCTAAGTCGTAATCCTATCATTGATGTGATGATTAATTTAGTAAATATACCTAATAAAACTGCACAATGGCAGGATGTCACTCTATCTCAAATGGATGTAGGAGATCCACAATCCAAGTTTGGTCTCACACTTTATATACATGAGACGAGAGATGGCATAGAGATGGAGTTTGTTTACCAAAAGGATCTTTATAGTGAAGAGAGAATTAAAGAACTTTCAAATCAATACACCTCACTATTAAAACAGATGGTCGATTTCAGTGAGTTGCCGATTTGTTCTTATTCTCTGAAAACAGATAAAAGCATAGAAATTTTACCTAATCCAAAAGCAAAATTAGAAAAACCGTTATACCCATCTGTTCCTGAAATGTTCAGTAGGGTTGCTCTTGAAAATCCAAATCAGATAGCCATTAGCCATCAAGGAAATAAGAAAAATTATGGTGAATTGGCTGAAGCAGCTCAAAGTGTTGCCCTTAGTCTTCATGCTGGAGGATTAAATAAAGGTGAAGTCGTAGCCATTAGTGGACCACGCAGTATGGGTCTTATCGCTAGCATGTTGGGTGTGTTATTCGCAGGCGGTACTGTGTTAACCATTGAAAAAAACATGCAACTTGAGAGAAGGCAAACAATTCTGCTTTCATCAAGTGTTAATAGACTGATTTATGTTGGGAGTAAAAGTCAGGCCGAAGACGAGTCTTTTTTTACAAATTATGAATGGAAAGAGGTTTATTACATTGACTCGATGAATGGTAACCTTCTAACTAATTCAATAGATTCAAAGAGCATAGAGATAGCTAGTTTTACACTACCACAACCAGAAGATCCAGCTTATATTTTCTTTACTTCCGGAACAACTGGCATGCCTAAAGGTGTTATTGGAAAGCACAGTGGACTGGGACATTTCCTTGTATGGCAACGAGAAAAATTTGGGATAGGACCAGGAGATCGTGCCGCCCAGTTAACAGGCCTTTCTTTTGATGTTGTATTACGGGATATTTTACTTCCATTGACAAGTGGAGCGACGATTTGTTTGCCGGATGTAGAAGAAGATTTATCTGCTTTACAGGTTTTACCTTGGCTGAAAAGAGAGAAGGTTACTTATTTTCATACTGTACCTAGCTTGGCAAAGTCATGGTTAGAAATTGAAAACATTAAGCTTAATCATCTACGTTACGTTTTCTTTGCAGGAGAACCTCTCACAGCAGACTTAGTTCATTCGTGGCGCACTAATTTTGGTGAACATACCAAAATTATCAACTTATATGGCCCAACTGAAACAACTTTGGCAAAATGTTATTTCGAAGTTCCAAATACGGATGAGTTGTCATCTGTACAACCAATTGGACAACCACTTCCTGAAACTCAAATATTAGTATTAAACACAGAATTGCAGCTTTGTGGTATCGGTGAACCAGGTGAAATGTTCATTCGAACACCTTTTAGAACTCTTGGTTATCTTCAATCTGATGAAAAAGATAGTGCTCTTTTTATACCGAACCCTTTCACAGATGATCCAAAAGATATTTTATATAGAACTGGAGATATGGGTATTTATCGCACAGATGGATTACTGGATATTAAAGGTAGGCTAGATGATCAAATCAAAATCCGGGGAATTCGTGTAGAGTTAGGAGAAATTCAATCTATTATTTCTAGTCACCCTCTTGTTAAAGAATCAGTAGTCATTACTGTGTTAGCAACTAACGGTGACAAAAGAATTGCAGCCTATTTCGTTCCTCATGATGATTTGGTGGAAATCGCTGAATTGCGAGCTTATGTCAAAGAAAAAATACCTTCTTTTATGGTTCCGGGGGCATTTATAAAGATTAAAGCAATTCCACTTAATGCGAATGGAAAAGTGGATCGTCGAAATCTTCCTGACCCGACTATTTCATTTAATGAGCGGGTTTCTGTATTATCTATCTCTCCAAAAACAGAGATAGAAGAGAAGATAGGAGAAGTATGGAAAGAGTTGCTTGGAGTGAAGCATGTTGGTATTCATGATAATTTCTTTGACATAGGAGGACATTCTTTACTTATTCTCCAAGCTAAGACAAAACTAGCCAAGCTGTTGCGACGAGATATTCCTTTAGTAGACTTTTTTCAATACCCAACAATTTCTTCCTTAGCAACACAACTTACTAAAGAAGGGGAGGAATCATTACGATTTGAAAAATTTAAGAGCCGTGGTAGTAACCGACGAAATGCTTTACAAAAACGTCGTAATAAGAGAAATACAAAGAAATAA